A part of Drosophila bipectinata strain 14024-0381.07 chromosome 3L, DbipHiC1v2, whole genome shotgun sequence genomic DNA contains:
- the LOC108127709 gene encoding U3 small nucleolar RNA-associated protein 14 homolog A — MSDDEETYDSRAHQKLLQAIGSLGSGQHIQKSTRDERQSRQDEFQLVKSVPVTQAEHGPRSVGLNDLVQILRTSSKHSQTGKKLKNVQSTRKVLQKPLEKPQADRIKRTIGYEGVTKKLGRWDAVVAQQRSAETQIFPLPSETIYVNTKANVRRLPTSIKSNLAIELQNTDLKLRELRKAQIGDTTDEKALAEQESQLLAKKLTKDELFARRKELAYLKMRESQKSAKARMQNKIKSKKYHKLQKRQKLIEQMKEFELLQKTNPEAALEKLNALEKSRVQERASLRHKNTGTWAKNLQVRAKYDKEVRKDLAEQLAVSRELTQKKEESDSEEETTTAAAEIEDEDYDPFNPWTKGKTSQNGDKANDDNEDPNWRKYWTERNENEKLLEQHRKDMDEGEEESQESEGDDEKEVVLPAKSTKTKKTTKKAKVLKNGWQVEKVKPEKKKKEKVSAQSKSIEDIFDEQNDVLRAKLSRKLEKLKNQVNKLEKAPVKGKKSKKKKDALKNLDDLTFKNKKQVVEIDEPLNYEAQEETPKNVPEAEESEAPKSTDTPAVDTIDPNKVATIVWTQKKTKSNGINDVLIDDEGADYDEDDAAADRQLTISQAFEDDDIVADFNRDKSKDSELKNTEIQLALPGWGSWAGAGISKEVMERRNKRLLLKLAAPEKRRDENKDNLYLNENGSKQAREHMVSSVPFPFRSLADYEASIRAPIGRTFVPETAFRMLTRPAIITRKGQVINPMEESELVKPDRRLRHVVDRRIKRLPKVPSKYKKA; from the exons ATGAGTGACGATGAAGAGACCTACGACTCGAGGGCCCATCAAAAGCTGCTGCAGGCTATCGGCAGTCTGGGCAGTGGGCAGCACATCCAGAAATCCACACGCGATGAGAGGCAGTCCCGCCAGGATGAGTTCCAGTTGGTCAAGAGCGTGCCTGTAACGCAAGCGGAACATGGACCACGATCGGTGGGCTTGAACGACTTAGTGCAAATCCTGCGCACCTCTTCGAAGCACAGCCAGACGGGGAAAAAGCTCAAAAACGTCCAGAGCACTCGGAAGGTGCTGCAGAAGCCTCTCGAGAAACCTCAAGCGGATCGCATCAAACGAACAATTGGATACGAGGGAGTGACCAAGAAACTGGGTCGCTGGGATGCTGTGGTGGCACAGCAACGCTCGGCGGAGACGCAG ATCTTCCCGCTTCCCTCGGAGACTATCTACGTAAACACAAAAGCTAATGTGCGCAGATTGCCCACAAGTATAAAGTCAAACCTGGCAATCGAGCTGCAGAATACCGATCTGAAGCTGCGGGAGCTACGTAAAGCACAAATTGGCGACACTACCGATGAGAAGGCTCTGGCAGAGCAGGAGAGCCAATTGCTCGCCAAAAAGCTCACCAAGGACGAACTCTTTGCCCGCCGCAAGGAACTGGCATACCTCAAAATGCGAGAGTCTCAGAAATCGGCCAAGGCACGGATGCAGAATAAGATCAAATCGAAGAAGTACCACAAGCTGCAGAAGCGCCAAAAGCTCATTGAGCAGATGAAGGAGTTCGAGCTGTTGCAGAAAACTAATCCCGAGGCGGCGCTGGAGAAACTGAATGCCTTGGAGAAGAGTAGAGTGCAAGAGCGTGCTAGCTTGCGGCACAAGAACACCGGCACCTGGGCCAAGAACCTCCAAGTACGCGCCAAGTACGACAAGGAGGTTCGCAAGGATCTGGCGGAGCAACTGGCCGTTAGCAGGGAGCTCACTCAGAAGAAGGAGGAATCCGACAGCGAAGAGGAAACCACAACCGCAGCAGCTGAGATCGAGGATGAGGATTACGATCCTTTCAATCCCTGGACCAAAGGGAAGACTTCACAAAACGGGGACAAGGCTAACGACGATAATGAGGATCCAAACTGGCGGAAATATTGGACGGAACGCAATGAGAACGAGAAACTGTTGGAACAGCATCGCAAGGACATGGACGAAGGTGAAGAAGAGTCCCAGGAATCTGAAGGGGATGATGAAAAAGAAGTCGTGCTTCCTGCAAAATCTACAAAGACCAAGAAAACTACCAAGAAGGCCAAAGTTCTGAAAAATGGATGGCAGGTGGAAAAGGTCAAaccggaaaagaaaaaaaaagaaaaggtcAGCGCCCAATCGAAATCCATTGAAGATATTTTTGACGAACAGAACGATGTCTTGAGGGCTAAGCTGAGCAGGAAGCTGGAGAAACTTAAGAACCAGGTGAATAAACTCGAAAAAGCTCCCGTCAAAGGGAAGAAgtcgaagaagaagaaggatGCCCTTAAAAACCTGGACGACCTGAcgttcaaaaacaaaaagcaagtGGTGGAGATTGATGAGCCTTTGAACTACGAAGCCCAAGAGGAGACACCCAAGAACGTACCCGAGGCTGAAGAATCGGAAGCTCCCAAATCCACAGACACCCCAGCTGTCGATACAATAGACCCCAACAAAGTCGCCACCATAGTGTGGActcaaaagaaaacaaaatccaATGGCATTAATGACGTTCTGATAGACGACGAGGGTGCGGATTACGATGAGGATGATGCGGCAGCTGATCGCCAGCTAACAATTAGCCAGGCATTCGAGGACGACGACATTGTAGCCGATTTTAATAGAGACAAGTCCAAGGACTCTGAACTGAAGAACACGGAAATCCAGTTAGCCCTTCCAGGATGGGGTTCCTGGGCTGGAGCCGGCATATCGAAGGAAGTGATGGAACGCCGAAACAAGCGACTTTTGCTGAAACTGGCAGCCCCCGAAAAGCGTCGAGATGAGAACAAGGATAATCTCTATCTTAACGAAAATGGTAGCAAACAGGCGCGTGAGCACATGGTCTCCAGCGTCCCCTTTCCCTTCCGCTCCCTGGCCGATTACGAGGCCAGTATTCGGGCCCCGATCGGACGGACTTTTGTGCCGGAGACCGCTTTCCGGATGCTGACGCGACCGGCGATTATTACTCGCAAGGGCCAGGTCATTAATCCCATGGAGGAGAGCGAGCTAGTTAAGCCGGACAGACGTTTGCGCCATGTCGTGGACAGGAGAATAAAGCGGCTGCCGAAAGTACCttccaaatataaaaaagcttag
- the mrn gene encoding general transcription factor IIH subunit 4, producing MADTRTGRHAAAAGSSSSGISPLTQSPANLECKDFQEYLRTRHTPETLEKLYNYPPICLAVYRELPEIARQFIIRILFVDQPVPQAVVTSWGAQICAKEQTDATSCLTALNVWRVTAIPGGLSAWELSPTFKKSVRQVLLGGGKPWPMTNTLEKDSKPRDIVFLDTYAMSRWRCVLHYMVGTGSRNGAETEAISPDAVRILLHANLMKRDDRDGITITRQGFQFLLLDTRAQVWHFMLHYLDTCEERGMPLPECLSMLFQLSFSTLGRDYSSEGMNKQMLDFLQHLREFGLVYQRKRKEGRFYPTRLALNVTSKEAAITATLTTDEEGAQESGYIVVETNYRVYAYTDSPLQVAVLGLFTELLYRFPNLVVGVLTRDSVRQALRGGITAEQIVSYLEQYAHPNMRLVESAIQSKSCLPPTVVDQIKLWEMERNRFTYTEGVVYNQFLSQNDFVTLRDYAQSIQVLVWQNERTRTMVVQKNGHDDVKRYWKKYSKGGG from the exons ATGGCCGATACGAGAACAGGTCGGCATGCAGCTGCTGCAGGCAGTAGTAGCAGTGGAATTTCGCCACTGACGCAGAGCCCGGCCAACCTCGAGTGCAAAGACTTTCAGGAATATCTGCGAACCCGTCACACGCCAGAAACGCTCGAAAAGTTGTACAACTACCCGCCGATCTGCTTGGCCGTGTACCGGGAGCTGCCCGAGATAGCCAGACAGTTTATTATACGGATTCTTTTCGTGGACCAGCCAGTTCCCCAAGCCGTAGTTACCTCGTGGGGTGCTCAAATATGCGCAAA AGAACAAACGGACGCCACGAGTTGCTTGACAGCTCTGAATGTGTGGCGCGTGACTGCCATTCCAGGAGGACTGTCTGCCTGGGAACTATCTCCCACATTTAAGAAAAGCGTTCGCCAGGTCCTGTTGGGTGGAGGAAAACCGTGGCCCATGACCAACACCCTGGAGAAGGACTCCAAACCCAGAGATATAGTATTTTTGGATACCTATGCCATGTCCCGATGGAGATGTGTTCTCCATTATATGGTGGGAACTGGAAGCCGAAATGGGGCAGAAACCGAGGCAATCAGTCCAGATGCCGTGCGGATCTTGTTGCATGCGAATCTTATGAAGCGGGATGATCGGGACGGAATCACTATAACTCGCCAAGGTTTCCAGTTCCTGCTGCTGGACACGAGGGCACAAGTGTGGCACTTCATGCTTCACTATCTGGATACGTGCGAGGAGCGGGGGATGCCCCTGCCAGAGTGTCTCTCCATGCTGTTCCAGCTCAGCTTCTCCACGCTAGGAAGGGACTATAGCTCTGAGGGCATGAACAAACAAATGCTAGACTTTCTACAGCACCTGAGAGAGTTCGGTCTGGTCTACCAGCGGAAGCGTAAGGAGGGGCGCTTCTACCCCACACGCTTGGCTCTCAATGTGACCAGCAAGGAAGCGGCTATAACAGCGACTCTGACGACAGATGAGGAGGGTGCTCAGGAGAGCGGCTATATCGTCGTGGAGACGAACTACCGGGTGTACGCTTACACAGACTCCCCCCTCCAGGTGGCCGTTTTGGGCCTGTTCACAGAGCTGCTCTACCGCTTTCCCAATCTCGTTGTGGGCGTCCTTACCCGGGACTCAGTGCGTCAGGCGTTGCGCGGAGGAATAACAGCCGAACAAATCGTCTCGTATCTGGAGCAATATGCGCATCCCAATATGCGCCTCGTAGAATCTGCCATCCAGTCCAAATCCTGCCTGCCCCCAACCGTGGTCGATCAGATCAAGCTGTGGGAAATGGAGCGCAACCGGTTCACTTATACGGAGGGCGTGGTATACAATCAGTTCCTGTCGCAGAACGACTTTGTCACACTCAGGGATTATGCTCAGTCCATCCAAGTACTTGTGTGGCAGAATGAGCGCACACGCACAATGGTGGTCCAGAAGAACGGCCACGACGACGTGAAGAGGtattggaagaagtactccaAGGGCGGAGGCTAG
- the Ufsp2 gene encoding probable Ufm1-specific protease 2 gives MLPKLKISAFLLKRLERTKQQCSGCLYGVFYGDGTLLLLSFNLESSLGQLNYEHIQHRFPAELDLCGLVKFGDCTDGEAHLNEVIKSVDITDNPILLQCQLGTLVGLRASFFVHGKLEEAQYEVMEAEQLYNDFCFTRLKCGYFLQTAATPEAVAREMHVLRKRVADGSLVFNVPQTKIFINSCGPLDARFTSESQIQDLINAIPPPEQERDASGGDKKKKASQKEPVKHLAPSGCDYEVIPIDVMRCRSRDAVTRDSPPHPALSIAVISDEQIKVEVPLEIEAMAILCRKTKLLRLYDVLIESICRALRLFELSLVEHLTEAETGKLLVPRSYHFYPQEFGHFVSCAYLEGLGDDDPNMQERRKRIHRQFGLPVSRPYFRRTNQIHFDIETEDAPWTPLLNTHIGVRPSGVTDGKEYLVNGNYHYYHYLQQQVQDKGWGCAYRSLQTICSWFLLQGYTSASIPTHLEIQEYLHKINDKPASFVGSSQWIGSTEISMCLQGFLNVDSKILHVSTGAELATVASELAMHFQTQGTPVMIGGGVLAHTIIGVDYCVQSGQVKFLILDPHYTGADDLATIQIKGWCGWKGMDFWAKGSYYNLCMPQRPILY, from the exons atGCTGCCCAAACTGAAGATTTCCGCCTTCCTCCTCAAG CGCCTGGAGCGAACGAAGCAACAATGCAGCGGTTGTTTATATGGTGTCTTTTACGGCGACGGCACCTTGCTGCTCTTGAGTTTCAACCTGGAGTCCAGTCTCGGGCAGTTGAACTACGAGCACATCCAGCACAGATTCCCCGCCGAGCTGGACCTCTGCGGCTTGGTGAAGTTTGGAGACTGCACGGACGGCGAGGCACACCTTAATGAGGTCATCAAATCGGTGGACATCACCGACAATCCCATTCTGCTACAGTGCCAGCTTGGCACGTTGGTCGGGCTACGGGCCTCGTTTTTCGTCCATGGGAAACTAGAGGAGGCGCAGTACGAAGTGATGGAAGCGGAGCAACTTTACAACGACTTCTGCTTCACGCGGCTGAAGTGTGGCTACTTCCTCCAGACAGCCGCCACACCCGAGGCTGTGGCTCGGGAAATGCACGTTCTGCGAAAAAGGGTGGCCGATGGCAGTCTCGTGTTCAATGTGCCCCAAACTAAAATATTCATCAACAGCTGCGGGCCGTTGGATGCCAGATTCACCAGCGAATCCCAGATACAAGACCTTATCAATGCCATTCCACCTCCTGAGCAGGAAAGAGATGCCTCAGGAGGAGACAAGAAGAAGAAAGCTAGTCAGAAAGAGCCCGTAAAGCACCTGGCCCCGTCTGGTTGCGACTACGAGGTGATTCCCATTGACGTTATGCGCTGCCGAAGTCGAGACGCCGTCACCAGGGACTCTCCGCCACACCCGGCGCTGAGTATCGCTGTGATCAGTGACGAGCAGATCAAGGTGGAGGTCCCCCTGGAAATCGAGGCCATGGCCATCCTCTGCCGGAAGACCAAGCTTCTGCGGCTGTACGACGTTCTCATCGAGAGCATCTGCCGGGCCCTGAGATTATTTGAGTTGAGCCTGGTGGAGCATCTCACAGAAGCCGAGACTGGCAAGCTATTGGTTCCCCGGAGCTACCATTTCTATCCTCAGGAATTCGGGCATTTCGTGAGCTGTGCCTACCTGGAGGGACTGGGAGATGACGATCCCAACATGCAGGAGCGGCGCAAGCGAATTCATCGGCAGTTCGGGCTGCCTGTCAGCCGTCCTTACTTCCGTCGAACCAACCAGATCCACTTCGACATCGAAACAGAGGACGCTCCGTGGACGCCACTGCTTAACACCCACATCGGAGTCCGTCCCAGCGGTGTGACTGATGGCAAGGAGTACTTAGTAAACGGAAACTACCACTACTATCACTACCTTCAGCAGCAGGTGCAGGACAAGGGATGGGGCTGCGCCTACCGATCGCTGCAGACGATCTGCTCCTGGTTTCTCCTGCAGGGATACACGAGTGCTTCCATACCCACGCACTTGGAAATACAGGAATATCTACACAAAATCAACGACAAGCCGGCTTCCTTTGTGGGCTCATCCCAGTGGATTGGCTCGACGGAGATAAGCATGTGCCTGCAGGGATTCCTAAACGTGGACTCGAAAATATTGCATGTCTCCACGGGAGCAGAGCTGGCGACCGTTGCCTCAGAGCTGGCCATGCACTTCCAGACACAGGGAACGCCGGTCATGATTGGCGGAGGTGTGCTGGCCCACACGATCATCGGAGTGGACTACTGCGTGCAATCGGGTCAGGTGAAGTTCCTGATACTCGACCCCCACTACACAGGCGCTGATGATCTGGCCACCATCCAAATCAAAGGGTGGTGCGGCTGGAAGGGAATGGACTTCTGGGCCAAGGGCAGCTACTACAACTTGTGTATGCCCCAGCGCCCAATTCTATACTAA
- the LOC108127694 gene encoding pre-rRNA 2'-O-ribose RNA methyltransferase FTSJ3, translating to MGKKSKVGKTRKDKFYQLAKETGFRSRAAFKLIQLNRKFGFLQQSQVCLDLCAAPGGWMQVAKQNMPVSSIVIGVDLFPIRPIAGCIGLVEDITTEKCRQSLTKELQSWKADVVLHDGAPNVGRNWLYDAYQQICLTLNSLKLATQFLRSGGWFVTKVFRSKDYNALLWVLKQLFKKVHATKPSASRKESAEIFVVCQGYLAPNHIDHRLLDPKYVFEELDLEPKAKNSLLHPDKQKRIKAEGYTEKEVALRNELSALEFMKAENALAALQEVGSVVIDDERIASHKKTTKEILECCKDIKVLGRKDIKGLIQWWKTVRESLGFQEKKLDKTPIEEEAVKPLTQAGVEDMEDAELQQQITELKDEELKELKRKKKKTLKIKSKLHEKMNLNMLIKGDDGPVEEAEHEIFDLKGIRTDEELTNMLDVEPDFALNDDPVEQPKLDKYKRYDKDDKRLDDDANYENDDDEEDEASDSDEDDENLGKRGLDLSDDEDGGAKKGKKKQRTDNPLIKSSDFRDKNTKRNQRVQLWYEKDNLQNIKSDDEEANFDLDNLTKDLNSKGIQILGESTLTNGADQERVQGKKAKRRARHAVDKESSSESSDSEEEDATNGGDSAEGKAKKVRLTENELALGSLLIRGKKTRRDLIDASWNRYAFNDENLPTWFVQDEAEHMTKTNPVPKELADEYERKKLELNARPIKKVMEAKARKKRRATKRMAKAKKMAEKIMENADATSHEKAKQLKKVYKKAQEKRKEITYVVAKKQSASRRARRPAGVKGRYRVVDPREKKDKRSLDAKNKRNKAGGGKGKGKPGKGRGRK from the coding sequence ATGGGAAAGAaatcaaaagttggaaaaacaagaaaggacaaGTTCTACCAGCTAGCCAAGGAGACTGGATTCCGGTCGCGTGCCGCCTTCAAGTTGATCCAGCTGAACCGTAAATTCGGTTTCCTCCAACAGTCGCAAGTATGCCTCGATCTGTGTGCCGCTCCCGGCGGTTGGATGCAGGTGGCCAAACAGAACATGCCTGTTTCCAGCATTGTGATAGGCGTAGATCTGTTCCCGATCAGACCCATCGCAGGATGCATCGGCCTGGTGGAGGACATTACCACTGAGAAGTGTCGTCAGTCGCTGACGAAGGAGCTACAGTCATGGAAGGCCGACGTGGTGCTGCACGACGGAGCACCCAATGTGGGACGCAACTGGCTCTACGACGCCTACCAACAGATATGCCTGACCCTCAACTCGCTCAAGTTGGCCACCCAGTTCCTGCGCAGCGGCGGCTGGTTTGTGACCAAGGTGTTCCGTTCCAAGGACTACAACGCGCTGCTCTGGGTCCTGAAGCAGCTGTTCAAGAAGGTCCATGCCACCAAGCCGAGTGCTTCCCGTAAGGAGTCTGCCGAGATATTCGTCGTCTGCCAGGGCTACTTGGCACCCAACCACATCGATCACCGCCTGCTGGACCCCAAGTACGTGTTCGAGGAGCTCGACCTGGAACCCAAGGCGAAGAACAGCCTGTTGCATCCGGATAAGCAGAAGCGCATCAAAGCCGAGGGCTACACTGAAAAGGAGGTTGCCCTGCGTAATGAACTGTCCGCACTGGAGTTCATGAAGGCAGAGAATGCCTTGGCTGCCCTCCAAGAAGTGGGATCTGTGGTCATCGACGACGAACGCATTGCCAGTCACAAGAAGACCACAAAGGAGATCTTGGAGTGCTGCAAGGATATAAAGGTTCTGGGCCGCAAGGACATCAAGGGCCTCATACAGTGGTGGAAGACAGTCAGGGAGAGCTTGGGCTTCCAGGAGAAGAAGCTGGACAAGACCCCCatcgaggaggaggcggtGAAGCCGCTGACTCAAGCCGGAGTTGAAGACATGGAGGATGccgagctgcagcagcagatTACTGAGCTCAAGGATGAGGAACTGAAGGAGCTGAAgcggaagaagaagaaaaccCTCAAGATTAAGTCAAAGTTGCACGAAAAGATGAACCTCAACATGCTGATCAAGGGGGACGATGGCCCGGTCGAGGAGGCCGAGCACGAGATCTTTGACCTCAAGGGCATCCGTACAGATGAGGAGCTCACGAATATGCTAGATGTGGAGCCCGACTTCGCCCTGAATGATGATCCTGTGGAGCAGCCCAAGCTGGACAAGTACAAGCGGTACGACAAGGACGACAAGCGGCTGGACGACGATGCCAACTATGAgaacgacgacgacgaggaggatgAAGCCAGCGACAGCGATGAGGACGACGAGAATCTGGGAAAACGTGGCCTGGACCTGAGCGACGACGAGGATGGGGGCGCCAAGAAGGGCAAAAAGAAGCAACGCACAGACAATCCTCTGATCAAGTCCAGCGATTTTCGCGACAAGAACACCAAGCGGAACCAGCGCGTCCAGCTGTGGTACGAGAAGGACAACCTCCAGAACATCAAGTCGGACGACGAGGAAGCCAACTTCGATCTGGACAACCTGACGAAGGATCTGAACTCGAAGGGCATCCAGATATTGGGCGAGAGCACGCTCACCAACGGTGCGGACCAGGAGAGGGTTCAGGGAAAGAAGGCCAAGCGACGAGCCCGCCATGCCGTCGACAAGGAGAGCAGCTCCGAGTCCTCCGActccgaggaggaggacgcGACCAACGGGGGGGATTCGGCGGAGGGAAAGGCGAAGAAGGTGCGCCTCACGGAGAACGAGCTGGCTTTGGGGTCGCTGCTGATTCGCGGCAAGAAGACACGCCGGGACCTGATCGACGCGTCCTGGAACCGATACGCCTTCAACGACGAAAACCTTCCCACCTGGTTCGTGCAGGACGAGGCCGAGCACATGACCAAAACCAACCCGGTGCCCAAGGAGCTGGCCGATGAGTACGAGCGCAAGAAGTTGGAGCTCAACGCCCGGCCCATCAAGAAGGTGATGGAGGCCAAGGCGCGCAAGAAGCGCCGCGCCACCAAGCGCATGGCCAAGGCCAAGAAGATGGCCGAGAAGATCATGGAGAACGCCGACGCCACCAGCCACGAGAAGGCCAAGCAGCTCAAGAAGGTCTACAAGAAGGCCCAGGAGAAGCGGAAAGAGATCACCTACGTGGTCGCCAAGAAGCAGTCGGCGTCGCGGCGTGCCCGTCGTCCGGCCGGTGTCAAGGGTCGCTACCGCGTGGTGGATCCCCGCGAGAAGAAGGACAAACGGTCGCTGGATGCGAAAAACAAGCGCAACAAGGCCGGCGGTGGCAAGGGGAAGGGGAAGCCCGGCAAGGGAAGAGGAAggaaataa